One stretch of Astatotilapia calliptera chromosome 3, fAstCal1.2, whole genome shotgun sequence DNA includes these proteins:
- the LOC113013924 gene encoding sterile alpha motif domain-containing protein 9-like, whose amino-acid sequence MANGPALSTAKGGEVYVRSEFRDSCTMLHVLHANQFEGEIFDPALTGKTEENFYRGGPPQWLNFYISEQAESLGTAFIKRDGYEKLREQIQKKRTFPGISAVKLTHQPGCGGTTMAMQVMWDLRKTFRCAVLTGSTSDMAKVAKEVVQLFTAGSRNNQNTVLLLVNEKKILEDLEINIMMTVAEQKIVPCMPVVIFLSCVRNNPPQQSDHVVLKNTLSDNEKDKFDKKKEELQKRYKDKCEQFHGFNIMQSNFSQDYVREACAALENSKKTNQSLKLAAFLCLLNAYVPGSYLLESQCLDFLGHEDYDDLSLEDQMQPFSHLIITFQEDGRAEKKVHMAHTMIAQYCTELLAKAGVIRSDTTRNFLNSFCRDPIPLWLLGFVKEMLTKREMKQEVDQVNSTDIKQKKFSRLILDIEMMEGKEQCATVLKVASNTFGQNPFFPQALARFYYIELKDYNQAEMWAQRAIERDPQNSFVADTLGQVHKNHLMNNEVSEPRDILRLAKKAIKAFEDEEELAEVEDELGKMPSSKKDPPELHMFSLLWYWAGNQGQCDYDLSELTQQMYKSHENTYKKYFRNRYLLPVFFIGKGEGVKRIVHRNVIEKHLKVIEADWSDNWKKEEIFRNPAVQELLLRLDGEVRNDKVYTRVGGKEIEIDANVRNKIWKPRSVTFYLGFTIRGPVAFDIQRKNCRHR is encoded by the exons ATGGCAAACGGACCAGCCCTGTCCACTGCTAAAGGTGGGGAAGTATATGTACGGAGTGAATTCAGAGATTCCTGCACAATGTTGCATGTTCTCCATGCAAATCAGTTTGAAGGAGAAATTTTTGATCCAGCACTCACTGGGAAGACAGAAGAGAATTTCTACAGAGGGGGCCCACCTCAGTGGTTAAACTTCTACATCAGTGAACAGGCAGAGTCCCTTGGGACTGCTTTTATCAAAAGAGATGGATATGAGAAACTCAGGGAACAAATTCAGAAAAAGAGAACATTTCCAGGGATATCAGCTGTAAAActgacacaccaaccaggatgTGGGGGAACTACAATGGCCATGCAGGTGATGTGGGATTTGAGAAAAACCTTCAGGTGTGCTGTTTTAACTGGCTCCACCTCAGACATGGCAAAAGTTGCAAAAGAGGTTGTCCAACTTTTCACAGCAGGCAGTCGAAACAACCAGAACACTGTGCTGTTGTtagtgaatgaaaagaaaatcctgGAAGATCTTGAAATCAACATTATGATGACAGTTGCTGAGCAGAAGATAGTTCCTTGTATGCCTGTAGTCATTTTCCTCAGCTGTGTGAGAAACAATCCACCTCAACAGAGTGACCACGTTGTCCTAAAGAACACACTCTCAGACAATGAGAAGGACAAGTTTGATAAGAAAAAGGAAGAGCTTCAAAAGAGGTACAAAGATAAATGTGAACAATTTCATGGCTTTAACATAATGCAAAGTAATTTCTCTCAGGACTACGTCAGGGAGGCATGTGCTGCattagaaaacagcaaaaaaacaaatcagtcacTGAAGCTTGCTGCCTTCCTGTGCCTGCTGAATGCCTACGTACCAGGTTCATATCTCCTGGAGTCTCAGTGCCTGGACTTCCTCGGACATGAAGACTACGATGACCTTTCACTGGAGGATCAAATGCAGCCTTTCAGTCATCTCATCATCACATTCCAAGAAGATGGAAGAGCTGAGAAAAAGGTCCACATGGCTCACACTATGATAGCACAATATTGTACTGAACTGTTGGCAAAGGCAGGTGTGATCAGAAGTGACACAACAAGAAACTTCTTGAACAGTTTTTGCAGAGATCCGATTCCTCTGTGGTTGCTTGGTTTTGTCAAAGAGATGTTaaccaaaagagaaatgaaacaaGAAGTGGACCAAGTCAACAGCAcagacatcaaacagaaaaagttTTCTAGACTGATTCTAGACATTGAAATGATGGAGGGGAAAGAGCAGTGTGCAACAGTTTTAAAAGTGGCCTCAAATACATTTGGtcaaaatccattttttccACAAGCTCTTGCTCGTTTTTATTATATAGAACTAAAAGACTACAATCAGGCAGAAATGTGGGCACAGAGAGCAATAGAAAGAGATCCTCAAAATTCATTTGTTGCTGACACACTTGGCCAAGTCCATAAAAACCACCTAATGAACAATGAGGTTTCTGAACCAAGAGACATTTTGAGACTGGCCAAAAAAGCCATTAAAGCttttgaagatgaagaagaactTGCTGAAGTTGAAGATGAACTAG GGAAAATGCCATCGAGCAAGAAAGACCCACCTGAGCTGCACATGTTCTCCCTCCTCTGGTACTGGGCTGGAAATCAAGGCCAATGTGATTATGACCTCAGTGAGTTAACTCAGCAAATGTACAAGTCTCATGAAAATACATATAAGAAGTACTTTCGAAACAGATACCTCCTTCCTGTGTTTTTCATTGGGAAAGGTGAAGGTGTGAAGAGAATTGTTCACAGAAATGTTATTGAGAAACATCTGAAAGTTATTGAAGCAGATTGGAGCGATAActggaagaaagaagaaatcttCAGAAATCCTGCTGTTCAAGAGCTCCTTCTCAGACTTGATGGAGAAGTAAGAAACGACAAAGTGTATACAAGAGTTGGTGGCAAAGAGATTGAGATCGATGCCAATGTGAGAAACAAAATTTGGAAACCACGCTCAGTTACCTTTTACCTTGGATTCACCATCAGAGGTCCTGTGGCCTTTGACATTCAGCGCAAAAACTGCAGACACAGGTAA